The following coding sequences are from one Sciurus carolinensis chromosome 11, mSciCar1.2, whole genome shotgun sequence window:
- the Pth gene encoding parathyroid hormone, whose translation MMSAKYMAKVMILMLAIVFLTKTDGKAIKKRAVSEIQLMHNLGKYLASLERIEWLRKKLQDVHRFPSPGAPLDAGEGRSQRSPPKEENVLVDHYQKSLGEGDKADVDVLIKAKSQ comes from the exons ATGATGTCTGCAAAATACATGGCTAAAGTGATGATCCTCATGCTTGCAATTGTTTTTCTTACAAAAACGGATGGGAAAGCTATTAA GAAGAGAGCTGTGAGTGAAATACAGCTTATGCACAACCTGGGCAAATACTTGGCCTCTCTGGAGAGGATAGAATGGCTGCGAAAGAAGCTGCAGGATGTGCACAGATTTCCTAGCCCTGGAGCTCCACTAGATGCTGGAGAAGGTCGTTCTCAGAGATCTCCCCCAAAGGAGGAAAATGTCCTTGTTGATCACTATCAAAAAAGTCTTGGGGAGGGAGACAAAGCTGATGTGGATGTATTAATTAAAGCTAAATCTCAGTGA